The genomic window CCGCTGGCTCTCGGGCGGCGAGGGCCAACGCGTGAACCTGGCGCGGACCTTGTCGCTTCGCTCGCCGCTCACGCTTCTCGACGAGCCGCTCGCGCAACTCGATGGTGCCCTTCGCCTCCGTCTCCTCGACGACTTGCCGGATCTGCTGCGGCGGTTCACGGAAACGACGGTTCTCGTCACGCACGACCTGGCCGAAGCCTCGCGGCTCGCGGGTCGACTCGTGGTTTTGATCGGCGGGAAGGTCCGCGCGCACGAGGCCGCCGCCGATCTGCTCCGGCGCCCGCCGGACGCCGAAGTCGCCGAACTACTCGGATTCGTCCTCGTGCGATCCGAACAGGGGGTGCTCGCGATTCACCCGGAGCGCCTCCGGGTGGGCGACGGTCCGGTCCGCGTCGCGATGACCGTCCGACGGGTGATGGATCTCGGCCACACGCGGGAGGTCGTCGGTACGATCGGCGAGGCGCGCGTGGCCGTGGCGCTTCCCGGTGGCTACGAGGAGCCGCGTGCCGGCGAGACCCTCGCGATCGCCGCCGACGAAGCCGTTTCGTTCTGAGTCTGTTTCCCGGGATTCTTGGTTAGACCGTCGGCCACTCGTGCGCCCAGGGGCGCGCCTGCTCGTACGCCCACGACGCTTGCATCGCGAGGTCGTCGCGATGGCGGGGAGCGACGATCTGCAACCCGATGGGCAAGCCGGCTTTGGAGATCCCGGCCCGAACCGTCGCAGCCGGATGCCACGAGAGGTTGAACGGCATCGTGAAGCTGCCGACGGTAGCCATCGGCTGCTTTCGGCCCTCGGTCTCGGCCGGGAACGGGCCCCGCGCGGGCGGGGCGTCGAAGGGAACGGTCGGCGTGAGGAGGAGATCGTAGTCCGAGAAGGTCTGCGCACACCAACGGTTCAGCTGTTCGCGGTGGTCGCGCAGTTGTCGCCAGATGTCGGGCGTCATCTTCGCACCCGCCTTAACACCGTTGATGAATCCGCGACCGAACTCTTCCTCATGTTCGGGTAGGAGTGGTGCGAGCTTTGCGAGCATCTCGAACGCACCCGAGATGCCCCACGCGTAGCCGGGCTCGGGCGGACCGCCCTTGATCTCCTCGACAGTGTGGCCGAGCTCTTCGAACACGCGCGCGGCATCGGCAACGCCGGCCGCGATGTCGGATTGTACGACTGCGTAACCGAGGTCCGGCGAGTACGCGATGCGAAGCTTCTTCGGCAGGTCCTTCAAGATCTCGCGGTACGAGAAGCCGGGGTGCGGCAGAGACTTCGGATCCAGGGGATGGGCGCCGACGACGGCATCGAGGTGGATGGCGGCGTCTTCGACGGTTCGCGTGAGCGGACCGTGCACCGCGGTGTCGTCCATCACCCAGAGATCTTCGGGCCCGTGCGGAACGCGACCGTAGCTCACTTTCAACCCGAAGCAGCCGGTGAAGGATGCGGGGATGCGAACCGAGCCGCCGCCGTCGCTGGCCGTCGCGAGGGGAAGAACGCCGCCGGCGATCGCGGCGGAGGAGCCGCCGCTCGACCCGCCCGGGGTGTGATCGGGGTTCCAGGGACTCCGGCTCACGCCGAACAGGAGATTCTTGCTGATCGCGGTATATCCGAACTCCGGCGCGTTCGTCTTGCCGACGACGATCGCGCCGGCCGCCTTCAGCCGCTCCACCTGTGTCGAGTCCTGCGCGGGCATGTTGTTCTTGTACGGTACGGACGCGTGCGTGGAGCGGAAGCCGAGTGCGTCTTCGAGTTCCTTCACGCCGAGAGGGATGCCTTCGAGCGCGCCTCCTTCGCCCCGCCCGATACGCTCCTCCGCCGCCTTGGCCCCCGCGAGGAGCTGGTCATCGTCGCCGATCTGGCAGAACGAGTTCAGCGTGGGCTGCGTCTCGCGAATGCGGTCGAGCGTCGTGCGCATGAGCTCGACGGGAGAGATCTCCTTCGTCTGGAGCCGGCGGATAATTTCGGTGAGGGGGCGGTACAAAACCTCTTTCATGGCAGCACTCCTTCAGCGCGGGACCCTATCACGGAGTTTGCCGGCGGGAAGAGGGATTGACCGGGTGGCGCTGAGGCACTAACGCCCGCAGATGTATTGGCTCGGACGGACCTTCGGCGTTCTGGTGGCGATCGCGATTCTGGGTGTAGCGCTCCTGTGGGTTTTCGGGAGAGGAACGTTCGGGGACTCCGTTGGGCCGGGAGAGATTCGGGGAGCGCGCCTTCCTCGCGCGCAGGTCGCCGAGCGCTTTTCCGCGCAGCGCGAAGCGGCCGAGGCACTCGGGCTCGGCGCCCCGAAGCAGATCCTCTTTGGGGATCTGCACGTCCACTCTTCGTACTCGCTCGATGCGTTCTTCATGAGCCTGCCGATGATGGCGGGGGAGGGCGCCCATCCGATCGCGGACGCGTGTGACTTCGCCCGCTACTGCTCGGGGCTCGATTTTTGGTCGATCAACGATCACGCAGTCTCGCTGACCACCGATCGTTGGAACGAGACCGTCGCGTCGCTGCGGGAGTGCCAGGGGATCGCGGGCGACGGCAAGGGGCCCGATCTCGTGAGCTTTCTCGGGTGGGAGTGGACGCAGATGGGATCGAATCCGGCTAACCACTACGGCCACAAGAACGTCATCTTCCGCGACCTCGAAGACGGTGACGTGCCGACGCGGCCGATCTTCGCGATCCCGCCGAGCGAGGCGAAGGATCGCGATCTCGACAATCAGCCGGGCACGCTTGCGATGGGCGCGCTGGCTCTTGCGGCCGGGCAGCAGGGGAGCGACATCGCGCTCTTCTTCAGCCAGATCATGGAAGAGCCGCCGTGTCCGGAAGGCGTTCCCGTCCGCGACCTGCCCCTCGATTGTAGGGAAGGTGCGGAGACGCCCAGCGAGTTGTTCGCGAAGCTCGACGA from Candidatus Binatia bacterium includes these protein-coding regions:
- a CDS encoding ABC transporter ATP-binding protein; the encoded protein is MDVHVEGVQLERDRGFRLSVPELHLASGTTTALFGPNGAGKTTLLRLIGGLETPTSGAVRLGDEPALKVAPGNVAYAFQEAVFLSGTVRHNLALALELRAVRGDDAQRRIEEATEATGTTPLLDADTRWLSGGEGQRVNLARTLSLRSPLTLLDEPLAQLDGALRLRLLDDLPDLLRRFTETTVLVTHDLAEASRLAGRLVVLIGGKVRAHEAAADLLRRPPDAEVAELLGFVLVRSEQGVLAIHPERLRVGDGPVRVAMTVRRVMDLGHTREVVGTIGEARVAVALPGGYEEPRAGETLAIAADEAVSF
- a CDS encoding amidase, producing MKEVLYRPLTEIIRRLQTKEISPVELMRTTLDRIRETQPTLNSFCQIGDDDQLLAGAKAAEERIGRGEGGALEGIPLGVKELEDALGFRSTHASVPYKNNMPAQDSTQVERLKAAGAIVVGKTNAPEFGYTAISKNLLFGVSRSPWNPDHTPGGSSGGSSAAIAGGVLPLATASDGGGSVRIPASFTGCFGLKVSYGRVPHGPEDLWVMDDTAVHGPLTRTVEDAAIHLDAVVGAHPLDPKSLPHPGFSYREILKDLPKKLRIAYSPDLGYAVVQSDIAAGVADAARVFEELGHTVEEIKGGPPEPGYAWGISGAFEMLAKLAPLLPEHEEEFGRGFINGVKAGAKMTPDIWRQLRDHREQLNRWCAQTFSDYDLLLTPTVPFDAPPARGPFPAETEGRKQPMATVGSFTMPFNLSWHPAATVRAGISKAGLPIGLQIVAPRHRDDLAMQASWAYEQARPWAHEWPTV